A window of Candidatus Saccharibacteria bacterium oral taxon 488 genomic DNA:
TTGATGTAGCGTGGAATGAGGAGTGCGCCGAGCTCGCCGCCATTACAAATTTTCATATTAGCGGTGTTATAAATGGTGCAGGCACTCGTCGGCCATGGATATTCGCCGTTATCCGAACGATATTTCTCGATCGCCTCCTTGAGCATTGAAATATTTGACTTGGTTTCGTTGTCGCGAGCGGTGTTGTAGGCATTGCGCCAGACGAGGCCGCCTAAGGTAGCGAGGATCGCGATGACCACGATGATAATGATAATTTCGACGATAGTAAAGCCATACTGCTTATGCATATGACGATTGTAGCGCGTTTTGAGCCCAATCGCAAGGCTGGTAATTAGGTGATTATTATGCTACACTAATCCTTGGTATTGGGCCGTCGCCAAGTGGTAAGGCACCAGGTTTTGGTCCTGGCATTCGGGGGTTCGAATCCCTCCGGCCCAGCCAAGTTTTATATAGTAACCGTCTAGTCCGGAGTGGCTGGGCGGTTTGTTTGTAACATTAGCATTGTTACTAATATGCTCTAAGCCCTACAGACCTAAGTTACTTTAGTCGCCTCAATTTAGCTTTCTAATAATAAGATAAGCCTCAAGAATACAGGATTAGGATTACTCATTTATTTAATTCTTTCTCAATCAAGTATTGAACCCACGCGTCTGTGTATAAATAATCATTATGTGGTTTATCGTATACGCAATACTCTGATTTACAGCTGGATCTATTTTTTGTATCATTCGTAGGCCTTACCTTATACTTGTGCCACATATCAGTATGCCAACTCATTGTCTTAATGTAGCCTTCTTCTTTCAGTTTTTCTAAGACCATACTTGGCTTTAGAAAATTAATATTAGCTACGGGTACTTGTTTTTCTTTTATGGCAATGATTGCTTCATCGTATTTTTCCATTTCTTGTGGATTATCTGAGTCATATTTAACGAATTCTATAGCCAGATCTGAGGATGAGCGATGATTGCCAATTTTAGGAATTAAGTACGCCTTGAATGAATACTGTTGTGAATTTTCTACTTCTGCTTCAAGAAGTCCGCGATAATCTTTGACGAAGTTTATCACAGACGTCTCGTCCTTACTCACAGGAAGGGTTCGCTTTAATGACCGTGAAAGCTGTATTGGCACGAAGAGTGTGTCAATTAGGGCATATTGTTCGCCAAATTTCTCTATTAACCAATCTTCAAAATTCAAAACCAGTGCCTGGCTTTCGCCTATTAGTTCTTTATCGAGAGCTGGTAAATTACGATGTTCAATTTTGTTACGT
This region includes:
- a CDS encoding DUF3644 domain-containing protein, which codes for MNRRLPRNVKELLDKSIDSATQAISTYNDPRSSFRTGNFTVLMIIAWTAITHAYLEYKKVNYFYKEKNGRYKRIDGDKMAWELSRSVKEIFDTGDPIRKNIELFIKLRNKIEHRNLPALDKELIGESQALVLNFEDWLIEKFGEQYALIDTLFVPIQLSRSLKRTLPVSKDETSVINFVKDYRGLLEAEVENSQQYSFKAYLIPKIGNHRSSSDLAIEFVKYDSDNPQEMEKYDEAIIAIKEKQVPVANINFLKPSMVLEKLKEEGYIKTMSWHTDMWHKYKVRPTNDTKNRSSCKSEYCVYDKPHNDYLYTDAWVQYLIEKELNK